The genomic segment CGAGCAGTTCGACGAGGCCTTCCGGGCGACGGTCACGTCCGACCTCCCGGAGCGCGCGGTCGTCACCGCCAACGCCGGCGTCCGGTCGGTGATCGACAACCTCGTCGAGAACGCGATCGAACACAACGACACGGCCGAGCCACGCGTCGACGTGACGGTCGTGAGCGGCCCGAACACCGTCAGGATCGCGGTCGCCGACAACGGATCAGGTATCCCACCGGACCGGCGAGCGGACCTGTTACACCCCGAGACGACCGACGAGGGCGGTGGCCTCTCGCTCGTCTCGACGCTCGTCGACAACTTCGGTGGGGAGATCAGCCTCGGGGAGTCGGCGTGGGGCGGGGCCGCCGTCGAAGTGACGCTCCCGGCCGCCGACTCGGACCCCGAATGAGGCCGGCTACCGCCAGCTCGTCCAGCCGCCGTCGACGACCAGCGACTCGCCGGTGACGTAGCTGGCGAGATCGCTCGCCAGGAACACGGCCGCCCGCCCGATGTCCTCGGGCTGTCCGTACCGGCCCAGCGGTACCTGCTGGGTGAACGCCTCGGCCTGGTCCGGATCGCCGCCGCTGTCGCCGCCGATCATCGTCTCGATCCCGCCGGGATGGATCGCGTTGACCCGGATGCCCTCGCTCCCGAACCGGTGGGCGAGCGAGTAGGTCAGCATCGTCAGACCGCCCTTCGAGGCCGAATAGGTCGGCCAGTTCCCGTTGCCGAACAGCCCCGCGATGCTGGAGATGTTGATGATGGAGCCACCGTCGCCGTCGAGCATCCGTTCGGCGGCCAGTTGGGCGCCGACGTACGCCCCTTTGAGGTTGATATCCATCGTCCGTTCGTAGTCGTCGTCGCTCACGTCGAGGAACTCCTCGGGCTGCCAGATCCCGGCGTTGTTGACCATCACCGAGACGCCGCCGAACTCGTCGGCCGCGTCCATCGCCGCGGCCAGGTCGGCCCGATCCGTCACGTCACAGTCGACGAAGGTGGCGTCGGCGTCGGTCTCCGCTCGGATCAACTCGTGGGTCGGGGTCCCGTCTTCTTTTGGCCCCTCCCGGATGTCGGCGACCACGACGGCGTCGGCCCCGTAGTCGGCGAATTCGCGTGCGATTCCACGTCCGATACCGGAGCTACCGCCGGTTACGACCGCGACGCGGCCGTCCAGTAGTGTCATTTGGGAACACCACGTTCGTGTAGAATCAGCTAGGTATTGAATAGTTGGGTGAGTGTCTCGTCCAGCCCGCCCCGTGCCGAGTCGTTCGCACGGCGGCGCTGGCCCCACGGTCGTCCGTACCGTCGTCTCTGCCGTGGATGGAACGGCCGTTTGACTCACCAGAGCATCTAAGTTTCTCCTGTCGCGACACGTCTACATGTCCACTCCCCTCCGGCGGGTCCTTCTCGGGACTCCACAGCCAGTCACGCCCAGGCTGTTGTGGCCGCTGGTCGGTCTCACCGCGCTCGCTGTCTCGGCTGTCGGCTACGCCTCCGGCCTCGTGACCGTCTCGGGCGGCGTCGTCTGGCTCCCGGCGTTCGCCGCGTGGATCGGCGCGCTCGGGGCCGCCGTCGTCGGCTACTGTCGGGGCGGCGCCCTCGCCGGCTGGGCCGTCACCGCCGCGGCGCTCGTCGGTCATCACGTCTCCCGTGCTGTCTCCGTGGACTCACTGGGCGAGCGCGTGGCTTTCCTCTTCCGTCCCGACGCACTCGGGTGGTACGCTGCGATGGCACTGCTCGTCGGGGTCGGTCCGTTCGTCCTCGGAAGCGCCCTGCGGTGGGGTGCAGACGCCCTTCGCGGGGCGCCTGGACACACCGCCCGCGAGTAGCGCCGGCGACTCACTGCTCGTCGGCTGTGATGTCCGTCGCCAGCGGGAGTTCGACGACGAACTCCGCACCCTCGTCGCCGTCGACGACCCGGACCTCGCCGCCGTACTTCTCGACCAGGTTGTCGACCAGATACAGCCCCAGGCCAGTGCCGGAACTCTCCAGCCCCTTCTCGCCGCGACCGAAGATTTCCTGCTTGCGCTCGTCGGGGACGCCAGGGCCGTTGTCGGCGATCCGCACCTCGGCGACCTCTTCGCCCGTCGACGCGGAGACGGTCACTCTGGGGACCTCGGAGTCGTTGTGCTGGATCCCGTTGGCGATGATGTTCCGGAAGACAGAGGAGAGGAGTTCGTCCGCGACCACCGCGGTATCCGGGAGCGTCTCCTCGACGGTGACGACCGCTCTGTCGTAGGCCGACCCGACCTCGTCGACCTGCGCTTCCAGCACGGGCCGCAGTGAGACCGTCGTCAGTTCCTCGTGGCCCGACAGCATCGTCTCTGTCAGGTCCCGTGCCTGCCGGGTGAGGTCGACGACGTGCTGGCCGCTCTCTGCGAGTCGGTCCAGATACTGCATCCCCTCGTCGTCGACGTACCCGTGCAACACGTCGGCCATGCCGAGGATGACCTGCATGTCGTTTCGGATGTCGTGGCGGGTGACCTGGTTCAGGATCTCCAGGTTCCGGGTCTGTTCGCGGAGTTCGGCCTCGCGGCGCTGCTGGACCGTCACGTCCTGGATCGCGCCGACGATCCCGCTGTTGCCGTCCCGGCTGTAGCCGTGTCGTTCCACGACAACGTCGCGCTGTTCGCCGCCGAGTTCGACGGTCAGTTCCAGTCGTTCGCTGCCCCCGCCGTCGAGCAGTTCTGCCTCCGCCGCGTCACAGACCTCGGCGAGTTCCGGCTGGAACTCCGCGGTCCGACTGCCGATGATCGCGTCCCGGTCCCGGTCGACGAAGGACGCGAACGCGTCGTTACAGGCGACGTACCGACCCGTCTCGTCTTTGAGAAACGCGGGGATCGGAACACAGTCGAGGACCGCAGACAGCCGCGCGTCCGCGTGTCGGCGGGCACTCAGTGCGTCCCGGAAGCGGTCGGCAAACGACGGCGGTTGAGTCTCGGTCGCGCCGGCCGTGTGCTCGATCGCCGACGCGACACGCGGCGGTCCGCCCTGTGGCGGCGCGCGTTCCACGTAGTCGGTGGCACCGGCTTCGAGGCCGTCGACGACGGTCTCGGGTGCCGTCTCGGTAGCAGCGATCAGCAATACCGCCCCGATACCGTCGAGCGCATCGACGCCGACCGACGGTTCGAGGTCGAGCGTCGCGAGGTCCAGCGCGACGACATCCACGGCGGCGCCGACGGCGTCGACCGTCTCGACCCGCCCGAGTTCGGTTTCTCCGAGGTGAGAACGGGTCCGGTCGACGTAGTGCTCGTCACGACTCAGAACGACCGCCTGACGCGCGTCCATGGTCCGTTCGGAATCCAGCACTGCAGCACCGTCAATGTGTCTGTCAGCCATCCGTTTCGACACTGCGCCGGAGGTACAACGTCACGACCCCACCGTCGTCGGTGTTCTCGACAGAGAGCCCGCCGCCGGCGTTCTCGACGGCCCACTTGACGAGCCAGAGCCGGATGCCCTGCGTGTGTTCCAGGGGGGACTCGCTGCCGGCGTCCAGTGCCGAGCGCTCGATCTCCGAGAACGCCATCCCAGGGAACCGCACGGCCAGTTCGACGGAGGGGCTCGGCGGCTCGTCGGTGACCTGCAACGAGACCTGCCCGGCCGGGGCACCCCACTTCCCGACGGCGTGTTCGACGAGTTGTTCGAGACACAGTTCCAGTTGTGCGGGACAGATCGCGCTCGCGGCGGGCGCGCCCGCCACGGTGAACTCGACGCCAGGGTACACCGCCCGGAGGTCCCCGACTGCCGACCGAACGAGGGTCGGCACGTCGAGTGGGACACTCGACTGGTCCGGATCACTGCCCAGATGGAACTGTCTCACCGCGTCGGCGGTGTCGAGCAGTTCGTCGGAGGCGGTCTGGATCGCTTCCGCGGCCTCGCTGATCGACGCCGGGTCCATCTCCTCGGCGTTGGCCGCGACGTGTTCGGCACGGCCGGAGACCACGGTCAGCTTGTTCCGGAAGTTGTGCCGGAGCACTCGATCCAGCACCGTCAGGCGTCCCTGCTGTGCGCGGATCGCGGAGATGTCGCGAGCGATCGCGATCACCCGGTCGCCCGCCGAGTCCGAGACCGACTCGTGTTCGAACTTCACCTGGAAGGTCCGGGACTGTCCGGTCGGGAGCGTGAGCGTGAGTTCCCGTTCCTGTGTCCGCCCCGTCTCGACGACGACCCGGCAGGCACGCCGGACGACCGACGCCTGCTCCGACGGGAGGATATCGGTCAACGCGGTCGTCGGCGTCGCACGAAAGTCCACCTCGAACACGTCTGTCGCCGCGGCGTTCGCGTGGACCACGGTCGTGTCGGCACGGAGCACGACGACCGGGTCGCTGACCGACTCGAAGACGTGTTCGTACTGTTCGAGCAGGCGTTTCCGCTCGATCTGCTCGGTCACGTCCTGCTGGAACCCCAGGAAGTGCGTCACCGTCCCTGCGTCGTCGTAGACGGGCACGATATCCAGTTGGTTCCAGAACGCCTCGCCGTCGCGCCGGTAGTTGCGGATGACGACCGACACCGATTCCCTGGCGTCGATTGCCGTCCGGATCTCGGCCACCGTCGATTCGTCGGTCCCCTCCCCCTGGAGGAACCGACAGTTCCGACCCAGGGCGTCGGGCAGCGAGTAGCCGGTTATGTCGACGAACCCCTGGTTGACGTATATCAGGTGTTCGTCCTCGGCCTGTGCGTCGGCGATGCTGATACCGATGTCGGCGTTGTCCATCGCCCGGCCGTACAGTTCGAGGCGCTTCCAGCGCTGTGACGCGATGAGCGAGTACTGACGGATCGCGACGAGGCCGTCGACGCGGGCCCGGATGGCGCGTTTCGACGACGGAATCGTCAGGATCCCGTCCAGCGCCCGCCCCAGCGAGTCACCGTATCGGGACCAGGGATCGGGGACGCTCTCGGGGACCAACAGCAAGACCGGCGCCATCGTCGGCCGCTGCTCGCGTTTCCACTCGCGGAGGCGGTCGCGACACTCCGGGAACGCCTCGGCGCTGACCACGCAGATGTCGGTCGCGTCCGGAACGGCACCCTCAGATGTCGGACCTCGTACGCCGACAGCGTCGTGGTCAAAAGGTCCCGGTCTCGTCCCGCCGGAGCGGCGAGGGTGACCGTTGTCGCCGCCGTCTCCGGAAGGGGGACTGCGCCGCCCGCGCTATCACCGCTCGTGATCCAGTTTGGCGAGCGGTCACCGGACATCAGTCTCCCTCGTCGACTCGTTCGGGCACGCCGGTCAGCACGCCGCGATACCCCTCCAGCGGCGGTCCAACGTCGATGCCGTCGGGGCCGAGATCGAACGCCCTGATCGTCTGCTCGAACGCCCCGTAGCGCTTTTTCAGGACCCCGACGACCTTCCGGACCTCGCCGTCCAGTTCCACGTACCGGAGAAACACGATGTTGTCCGCGAGGTAACTGATCGCCTCGTCCGATGCCATCAGGTCGCCCGTGACGGTTCCGATCTCGTCGAGCAGGAACGTCGTCACGCCCATCCGCTTGAGATACCGACAGAGTGCGTGGAGTTCCCTGGTGAGTTGGTCCTGTGAATCGCCGCCGCGGAGCCCCAGTCGGTAGCCGGAGATGCCGTCGATCACTACCATCCTCGCGCCGTCCTCCTCGACGGCTGTCCTGACCGTGTCGGCGAACTCGTCCGGGCTCCGGGTCAGCGACTCGACCTCTGTCAGCAGCAACTCGCCCGACTCGACCAGTTCATCGATCCCGATGCCCAGTTGCTCGGTCCGATAGCGAAAGTCCGACGCGAGTTCCTCGAACAGGAACCCGTGTGGTGTCTCTCCCCGCTGGGCGGCCGCCCGCAGGAACACCGTCGCCAGCGTCGTCTTCCCGACCCCAGACGGGCCGGAGATCAACGTCACCGAACCGCGCTGTACCCCGCCACCGAGCAGGCTGTCGAGCGCGTCGATCCCCGACCCGATCTGCTCGCGGGGGACCTCCCGCTGGTGATCGCCGGGGACCAGTTTCGGGTACACCCGACCGCCCGTCTCCGACCGGATCCGGTACGTGTGCCTGCCCCCGGCGTAGCCCGAGCCACGGAACTTCGTCACTTCCAGGCTCCGGTGGTCCGTGGTCCGGCGAATCTCGATCGCCGCGTCGCCGAGAAACTGCACGTCCCGCTCTTCGGCCTCGCTGGTCACCTGTGCGGTACAGACCGTGGTGATCGACCGCTCTTTGAGCGCGTTGGCGAGCGAGGAGATGTGCCGGCGGAACTGATAGTCGTCGGGCAACAGCGCGCGCAGTTCGGTCAGCGGGTCGATCACCAGTCGGTCGGGCGACTCCTGGTCGATCGCGTCCGCGATCTGCCCGATGAGTTCGTCGCCCTCCGCCTGGCCGGGCGACAGGACGGAGTAACTCTGATCGCTGAAAAACCGCGATCCCTGCTCGCTGAGATCCAGGATGACGACGCCCGAGAGATCGATCCCGAGCGCGGCGGCGTTCCTGCGGAGGTCGTCCGCCCGCTCTTCGAATCCGACGTACAGGCCCGTCTCGCCGGCGGCCAGAAACTGCAACGCGAGAATCGTCTTGCCGGTCCCCGGGCCACCGTTGACGATCGCTGTCTGTCCGCGGAGGAAGCCACCCTGCAACACGGTATCGAGGCCGGATGTCCCCGACGGGACTCGCTCGACATCGACGGAATCTGCCATACGTACACAAGGAGGGGTGACCAGTGATAAAACCTCTCGCCGTCCGGCGACCGCCACTACAGCGGGAACGACCGAACGATGCCCGTGAGGCGGTTCCGGAGGCGACGGCCCAGGCTGCCGGTCAGTTCGTGGATTCGATCCATCTCCGCGGGGGACAGTTCGAAGTCGAAGACGGCGAGGTTCGTTTCGAGGTGGTCGCGGCCCCGGGCTTTCGGAATCGCGACGACCTGTTCCTGCTGGACGAGCCACCTGAGTGCGACCTGCGCCGGGTGCTTGTCGTACCGGTCGCCGATCGACGCGAGCACCTCGTCGTCGAGCACGTCGCCCTGTGCCAGCGGGCTGTACGCCGTCAGCGCCAACCCGTTTTCCGTACAATACTGCTGGAGTTCGCGCTGGTCCTTGTAGGGGTGGTACTCCACCTGATCGGTGACGATCGGTACGTCGACGGCGGTGCGTGCGTCGGCGAGCTGTCTGCGGGTGAAGTTGCTGACACCGAGGTGCCTGACCAGGCCGTCGGCACGGAGGTCGGCCATCGCACCGAGCGTCTCCTCGACCGGGACTCGTGGGTGGGGCCAGTGGATCAGCAACAGGTCGACGGTGTCGAACCCCAGGCGGTCCAGACCCGCCCGGGCCGCGCGCCGGACATCGTCGGCGCGGAGGTTCGACCGCCACACCTTGGTCGTCACGAACACGTCGTCCCTGTCGACCGGCGACGCCGCGATGGCGTCCCCGACGGCTGCCTCGTTCTCGTAGTACTCGGCCGTGTCGACGTGGCGATACCCCAGGTCCAGTGCCGTCCGAACGGCCTCACGGCATTCCCGCTCGTCCATCTGAAACGTTCCCAACCCGAGCGCCGGAACCGTGGCGTCGCCGGCGGAGACGTGTTCCATACGCCTGCTACGGCGGGCAGCGAAGAGTATGTGACGCCCTCTCCCGAGAGTGGCTCACAGGGTCGCTCAGTCACGGTTTGAGCGACAGCCGCCTTTAGGTGTGTGGTGTGAGTAGGCCGAACTACGATGACAACCGTCCTCCACGCCCTCCGTGCCGTCGGCCTCGCTGCGGTCGATCTCGCCGTCGGTGCCCTCCTCTTTGGCGTCACGACCTCCCCGATCGGTCTCCTGGTGATCGCCGTCGGCCTGCTCGTCTTGCTCCACGTCACGTACACCGGCGCTGTCCACGCCCGCACGGCCCTCACCGAACGCAGGCGGCCGGAAGGGGTCTGACCGGTCGGCGGTGCAACCCCGCGGTGTGTCCCACTCGGTCAGGGTAACCGATCCTCGTCGAGCGGCCGCAGGATACCGACCGATCCCCTGAACTCCTCGCCCTCGTACGGGAGGACGGCCATGTGGTCGCGGAACTCGATCTCCTCGCCGTCGGCAGTCACCAGCGTCGCCGGGAACCGCGACGTGTCCGGTCCCGCCGAGGAGAGCAGGTCACCGAGCTCGTCTTCGGCCCGCTCAACGACCTCCGGCGGCTTGATGTAGTCGGTCGGTTCCCCGACGATGTCCTCGCGGTCGCGATCCAGCGTCTCCGCGAGCTCGTCGTTGACCCACCTGAACCGTCCCGTCTCGTCGACGACGTAGATCGGATACCCGAGCGCTTTCAGCACGGTGTCGTAACGGTCGGCGCGGCGGGTGGCACGGTAGCGCTGGACGCCCTCCCGAATGCGGTTTTGTAGTCGGTCCCACTGTTCGGTGCCGCCCTTCTGGAGGTAGCCGGTCAGGCCGGCGTTGAGCGCCGTGCTCGCGACCTCCTCGCCGCCGCGACCGGTGAACAGAATATAGGGGAAGTCCGGATGAGGGAACTGCTCTGTGAGTTCCTCGTACAGCTCTAGTCCGTCCAGCCGGGGCATATCGTAGTCACTGACGACACAGTCGAACTCCGTGGGGTCGAACACCGCCAGGATATCCTCGGGGTCGGTCCGCGTCGTCACCTGGAGGTCGTCCGCACGCCCGAGCATCAGCTCGGCGAGCTCGGTCATGGAGCTGTCGTCGTCGACGTGGAGTACTTGAATACCTGACACTGCGATCTGTCTTGGTATCGTCCATCGATGTATAAAAATGCAAGCTCCGACGGGGGTCGTCCGACCGTCTTTGCGCCCCCGGTTATCGGCACCACGCGGCGAGCACGCGCTCCCGCGACCGAGTCAGCGTCGTGAGGTGGTCGGTGTCCGTGACGTGGAGTTCGGCGTCGGGCAGTCGGTCGGCCAGTTCCCTGGCCCCGGCCAGCGGGACGTTCGTGTCCCGGCTTCCGTGCCAGAGCCTGACCGGCGTATCGACGGCCGCCACGTCGAACCCCCACGGGTCGGCCAGCAGTCGCGCTTCGGTCACGACGCCGCTTCGGGTCCGCTCGACGGCCGTGAGGAACTCCTCGCGGACGATCCGTGCGTCGGCGTCGTCCATCGCCGCCCGCCCGTCCGCGGTCGTGTACTGCGAGACGACGAACGACGGGGGAGCCGGCGGGCCAGCGCACCGGTCGCGGCGAACAGCCCGCCCAGGAGCCAGCCGGCGTGGGTCCCGAGGCTCCCGAAGAGGCGCTGCACCGGCGGTGTCCGGTCCTCGAACTGCGGCGGCACTGCGCCCGAGACGACTGCGACGCCCTCGATCCGATCGGGGCGCGTCGCTGCAAGCGCGAGCGCGTGCGGGCCGCCGCCGGAGAAGCCCAGGACGGATGTCGAATCGATCCCGGCTTCGTCGAGCACCGGAACGGCGAACGCCGCGGTGTCCCGGAGGCGGCGACCGGGCCACGCGCTCGACCGACCGTATCCGGGCCGGTCGATGGCGACGACCCGAACCGAGTGGCTCCGCCCCAGTTCGTCGAACAGCGCGCCGACCCGCCGCGATCCCGGCGTCCCGTGGAACACGAGCAGCGGCGTGCCTCCCGGGTCGCCGTACTCGGCGTAGGTCACGTGCCGGTCGTCGCCGACGGGAACGCTGGATCTACGTGTCCCCTCGCCACCCTCGCCGTCGGGGTCCGGCGCCACAGTGGTCGCGTTCATCGACCGAATAGTCGGTATCCGGACGGGAAGGGTCGATGCCGGATTGGTCCGGTTTTTTAACTATTCTCGGTGTACGCACGGGTGTGCAACGCGTCGAGTTCGCCGTCACCTACCCCGAGGACCGAGCCCACCCGATCCACGGAGCGGTCCAGACGACAGCGGGCGTCTCGCGCGCCGAGTTGCTGATCTGGGGGCCGACCGGCCGGGTCACGTCGCTGCTCTGGTTCGACTGTCCGGTCGACACCGCCCGCAGGCTACTCGGAGCGGTCGAGGCCAGGACGACGGAGTTGATCGGCGAGGACGGCGGCACCTACGCCTTCCTCGAACAGGAGACGTACGAACTTGACGCCGCGGTGCTGGGCGTCGTGGCCGACGCACACGTCGTCTTCCTCCCACCGGTCGTCTTCGAGGAGTCGGGCAACGCGACGGTCGAAGCCGTCGGGAGCAGGGAGGCCTTGGGGGCGTGCTACGAGGCGCTGCGCGAGCGCGTCCCCACGACCATCAAGCGGGTCCGCCCCTTCCGGCGGGGTGGGGAGAGCGGAGCGCTGACCGACCGCCAGCGGGCGGCCGTCGAAGCGGCGTCCGCGGTCGGCTACTACGACGTGCCCCGGACGGGCAGCGTCGCCGACGTGGCGGCCGAACTCGACTGTGCCCACAGCACCGCGGGCGAACTCCTCCGGAAAGCGGAGGCGGCGCTGGTCGACGCGGCCGTCGACGCCGGCTAGACAACGCGACACACCCCACTCAGCCCGCACAGCCGGTGCTCGGCCCGACGACCCCCTCGTCGATGATCGCCGTCTCTTCGTCGCCGCGCCAGATGACTCTGATCCGGTCACACGGCTGGAGCACGTCGACGGACTGTCCGGCGTTGCGCTCCTGGACGACGAGCCGCTGGCCGGCGGTGACGTTCTCCTCCCACTCGTTGACGACACCGGGGTCAGAGCCGTCGCTGTCACCCGGTGGTCCGTCCCGGGTCCCGGCAGGCGAGAGAGCCGGTGGCTTGTTGAGGTCGTTGAACTGATCGCCGTCTATCTCGACGACGAGCCCCTTCACGTCCGTCGACGGCGAGGCGTTGTTGCTCTCGCTGTCGTCGGTCTCGTTGAACACCGTCGTGCCACCGACGACCACCTCCAGTTGCGTTCGGCGCAAGCGGTCCCCGCCGTCGTGTGTGACGACGACCGAGTCGTTCTTCGCGACGCCGTCGCCGAAGTACCGGGACTCGAACTCGATGTCGGCCGTCGGGGCGACCGACGAGACGCTGTCGCCAAAGGAGAACGCGAACACCGTCAGTGTCGATCCGACGATAACGACCACTGCGACCATCAGTACGACGCCGAGCAACGACGAGACGCTTCGCTCCCCCGACAGCACGGAAATATCACCCATAGAGCACGTGGCTGTACTGTTGGGACGATACCATATAACAGTTCTTGAGACGACATTTCCGGGCGTCACGGTGCACACGGGGACGAACATGTTCGCACCCCCATCCGGCCACTGGGAACCCGCTTTCCCCTTTTGATGGTCGGGCCGTCAAGCCCCGACTGTATGGAAGTACAACGCAAGACGATCGCGAAGTTCATCGCTGCGGCCTTCGTGATCAACCTCGTCGTCATGGGTGCGGGCGCCTGGTTCGCCTACCAGGAGGCCCCGCCGATCCCCGACGAGATCACCGGACCGGAGGGACAGACCGTCGTCACGGACGAACAGATCAGGGACGGGAAGAAGGCTTTCCAGCGGGACGGCCTGATGAACCACGGGTCGATCCTGGGCAACGGCGCCTACTACGGCCCCGACTACACGGCCGATACGCTCGATCTGAAGACCGAGCACATGCGCCAATACTACGCGCGGGAGCGGTACGACGCCGACTACGGCGCGCTCGGGAGCGGCGAGCGTGCGGCGATCGACGAGGTCGTTAAGCAGGACTTGGACGACCAGTACGACGGCGGTGACATCCAGTACACCGCCGCGGAGCTGTACGCACACGAGCAGGTCCGCGAGGAGTACGTCGAGCGGTACCACGAGGGGAGCCACGAGCGGGGCGTCCCCGTGGAGATGATCGACTCCGAGGCCGACGCCCGGAAGTTCGCCGACTTCGCGCTCTGGACGGCCTGGTTCTCCCACACCGACCGGCCCGACGGTGACCACTCCTACACGAACGAGTGGCCCTACGCGCCGGGCGCCGGCAACGACGCCACCGCCGCCGCGATGACTTGGAGCGTCATCGCGATGATCCTGCTCGTCGGCGCGGCCGGCTTCGGCATCTGGCTCTACCGGTCGATCGAACTCCCGGAGCCCTCGGCCGACGGCCTTTCCGTGCCCGAACCCGCGGACGTGGAGATATTCCCGAGCCAGCGAGCAGCGTTGCGGTTCATCCCCGTCGCGGCCGGCCTGTTCCTCTCGCAGGTGTTGCTCGGCGGCCTGCTCGCGCACTTCTACATCGAGCGGGCCGGCTTCTTCGGGATCGAGGAGCTCTTCGGCGTTCACATCCTCCAACTGCTCCCCTTCGCCATCGCGAAGACCTGGCACATCGACCTGGGGATCCTCTGGATCGCCGCGACGTGGCTGGGGGCAGGCCTCTTCCTCCCACCGCTGCTGACC from the Haloarcula pelagica genome contains:
- a CDS encoding alpha/beta fold hydrolase; this encodes MDDADARIVREEFLTAVERTRSGVVTEARLLADPWGFDVAAVDTPVRLWHGSRDTNVPLAGARELADRLPDAELHVTDTDHLTTLTRSRERVLAAWCR
- a CDS encoding helix-turn-helix domain-containing protein — its product is MQRVEFAVTYPEDRAHPIHGAVQTTAGVSRAELLIWGPTGRVTSLLWFDCPVDTARRLLGAVEARTTELIGEDGGTYAFLEQETYELDAAVLGVVADAHVVFLPPVVFEESGNATVEAVGSREALGACYEALRERVPTTIKRVRPFRRGGESGALTDRQRAAVEAASAVGYYDVPRTGSVADVAAELDCAHSTAGELLRKAEAALVDAAVDAG
- a CDS encoding aldo/keto reductase; the encoded protein is MEHVSAGDATVPALGLGTFQMDERECREAVRTALDLGYRHVDTAEYYENEAAVGDAIAASPVDRDDVFVTTKVWRSNLRADDVRRAARAGLDRLGFDTVDLLLIHWPHPRVPVEETLGAMADLRADGLVRHLGVSNFTRRQLADARTAVDVPIVTDQVEYHPYKDQRELQQYCTENGLALTAYSPLAQGDVLDDEVLASIGDRYDKHPAQVALRWLVQQEQVVAIPKARGRDHLETNLAVFDFELSPAEMDRIHELTGSLGRRLRNRLTGIVRSFPL
- a CDS encoding ATPase domain-containing protein, with protein sequence MADSVDVERVPSGTSGLDTVLQGGFLRGQTAIVNGGPGTGKTILALQFLAAGETGLYVGFEERADDLRRNAAALGIDLSGVVILDLSEQGSRFFSDQSYSVLSPGQAEGDELIGQIADAIDQESPDRLVIDPLTELRALLPDDYQFRRHISSLANALKERSITTVCTAQVTSEAEERDVQFLGDAAIEIRRTTDHRSLEVTKFRGSGYAGGRHTYRIRSETGGRVYPKLVPGDHQREVPREQIGSGIDALDSLLGGGVQRGSVTLISGPSGVGKTTLATVFLRAAAQRGETPHGFLFEELASDFRYRTEQLGIGIDELVESGELLLTEVESLTRSPDEFADTVRTAVEEDGARMVVIDGISGYRLGLRGGDSQDQLTRELHALCRYLKRMGVTTFLLDEIGTVTGDLMASDEAISYLADNIVFLRYVELDGEVRKVVGVLKKRYGAFEQTIRAFDLGPDGIDVGPPLEGYRGVLTGVPERVDEGD
- a CDS encoding alpha/beta fold hydrolase, with amino-acid sequence MNATTVAPDPDGEGGEGTRRSSVPVGDDRHVTYAEYGDPGGTPLLVFHGTPGSRRVGALFDELGRSHSVRVVAIDRPGYGRSSAWPGRRLRDTAAFAVPVLDEAGIDSTSVLGFSGGGPHALALAATRPDRIEGVAVVSGAVPPQFEDRTPPVQRLFGSLGTHAGWLLGGLFAATGALARRLPRRSSSRSTRPRTGGRRWTTPTHGSSARSSSRPSSGPEAAS
- a CDS encoding response regulator — translated: MSGIQVLHVDDDSSMTELAELMLGRADDLQVTTRTDPEDILAVFDPTEFDCVVSDYDMPRLDGLELYEELTEQFPHPDFPYILFTGRGGEEVASTALNAGLTGYLQKGGTEQWDRLQNRIREGVQRYRATRRADRYDTVLKALGYPIYVVDETGRFRWVNDELAETLDRDREDIVGEPTDYIKPPEVVERAEDELGDLLSSAGPDTSRFPATLVTADGEEIEFRDHMAVLPYEGEEFRGSVGILRPLDEDRLP
- a CDS encoding sensor histidine kinase; translated protein: MEALTRIETSRAIADTLLSDPDLDAVDVVPIVHEITEQFDEAFRATVTSDLPERAVVTANAGVRSVIDNLVENAIEHNDTAEPRVDVTVVSGPNTVRIAVADNGSGIPPDRRADLLHPETTDEGGGLSLVSTLVDNFGGEISLGESAWGGAAVEVTLPAADSDPE
- a CDS encoding ATP-binding protein; translated protein: MADRHIDGAAVLDSERTMDARQAVVLSRDEHYVDRTRSHLGETELGRVETVDAVGAAVDVVALDLATLDLEPSVGVDALDGIGAVLLIAATETAPETVVDGLEAGATDYVERAPPQGGPPRVASAIEHTAGATETQPPSFADRFRDALSARRHADARLSAVLDCVPIPAFLKDETGRYVACNDAFASFVDRDRDAIIGSRTAEFQPELAEVCDAAEAELLDGGGSERLELTVELGGEQRDVVVERHGYSRDGNSGIVGAIQDVTVQQRREAELREQTRNLEILNQVTRHDIRNDMQVILGMADVLHGYVDDEGMQYLDRLAESGQHVVDLTRQARDLTETMLSGHEELTTVSLRPVLEAQVDEVGSAYDRAVVTVEETLPDTAVVADELLSSVFRNIIANGIQHNDSEVPRVTVSASTGEEVAEVRIADNGPGVPDERKQEIFGRGEKGLESSGTGLGLYLVDNLVEKYGGEVRVVDGDEGAEFVVELPLATDITADEQ
- a CDS encoding SDR family NAD(P)-dependent oxidoreductase translates to MTLLDGRVAVVTGGSSGIGRGIAREFADYGADAVVVADIREGPKEDGTPTHELIRAETDADATFVDCDVTDRADLAAAMDAADEFGGVSVMVNNAGIWQPEEFLDVSDDDYERTMDINLKGAYVGAQLAAERMLDGDGGSIINISSIAGLFGNGNWPTYSASKGGLTMLTYSLAHRFGSEGIRVNAIHPGGIETMIGGDSGGDPDQAEAFTQQVPLGRYGQPEDIGRAAVFLASDLASYVTGESLVVDGGWTSWR
- a CDS encoding PAS domain-containing protein, yielding MVSAEAFPECRDRLREWKREQRPTMAPVLLLVPESVPDPWSRYGDSLGRALDGILTIPSSKRAIRARVDGLVAIRQYSLIASQRWKRLELYGRAMDNADIGISIADAQAEDEHLIYVNQGFVDITGYSLPDALGRNCRFLQGEGTDESTVAEIRTAIDARESVSVVIRNYRRDGEAFWNQLDIVPVYDDAGTVTHFLGFQQDVTEQIERKRLLEQYEHVFESVSDPVVVLRADTTVVHANAAATDVFEVDFRATPTTALTDILPSEQASVVRRACRVVVETGRTQERELTLTLPTGQSRTFQVKFEHESVSDSAGDRVIAIARDISAIRAQQGRLTVLDRVLRHNFRNKLTVVSGRAEHVAANAEEMDPASISEAAEAIQTASDELLDTADAVRQFHLGSDPDQSSVPLDVPTLVRSAVGDLRAVYPGVEFTVAGAPAASAICPAQLELCLEQLVEHAVGKWGAPAGQVSLQVTDEPPSPSVELAVRFPGMAFSEIERSALDAGSESPLEHTQGIRLWLVKWAVENAGGGLSVENTDDGGVVTLYLRRSVETDG